One genomic window of Sphingomonas sp. C3-2 includes the following:
- a CDS encoding SDR family oxidoreductase: MERRELLKGIAMAASASATTGLLSVAHAEAADAAQGGGAAPARKGIGVHDIPPLSPDYFVPDRFKGRTVIVTGCARGMGAQAARRLAREGANVVGVDWIEKLGAETIGAIVREGGKADFVFGDVAQNETCDKMVQVAVTKFGGLHHALNNAGVMDGVYSGAPIDYAKQKHLVFNQVHEASDEYWDNVIRTNATGVFKSLRAELRHMVKQNTGGSIVNVGSVTGLTGFGGTPAYVASKHAVTGLTRSAAIDYAYYGIRINSVNMANTATPMVERAMQLIMAKRKESGGGPSMSMMKTDSLLQAADSRKRDATPAEQVAVMLFLLSDEASNLTGAVYATDGGYTTY; encoded by the coding sequence ATGGAGCGCAGGGAATTGTTGAAGGGTATCGCTATGGCGGCTTCGGCGTCGGCAACGACCGGCCTGTTGTCGGTTGCGCATGCCGAGGCGGCTGATGCGGCGCAGGGCGGCGGCGCGGCGCCTGCGCGCAAGGGCATCGGCGTCCATGATATTCCCCCGCTCAGCCCCGATTATTTCGTTCCGGATCGTTTCAAGGGCCGCACCGTGATCGTCACCGGCTGTGCACGCGGCATGGGGGCGCAGGCCGCGCGTCGGCTGGCGCGCGAAGGCGCCAATGTCGTTGGTGTCGACTGGATCGAGAAGTTGGGCGCCGAAACCATCGGCGCGATCGTGCGCGAAGGTGGCAAGGCGGATTTCGTATTCGGCGATGTCGCCCAGAACGAAACCTGCGACAAGATGGTGCAGGTTGCTGTCACAAAATTTGGCGGGCTCCACCATGCACTCAACAATGCCGGGGTGATGGACGGCGTCTATTCGGGCGCGCCGATCGATTATGCCAAGCAGAAGCATCTCGTATTCAACCAGGTGCACGAAGCCAGCGACGAATATTGGGACAATGTCATCCGCACCAACGCGACCGGCGTGTTCAAATCGCTGCGCGCCGAACTGCGCCACATGGTGAAGCAGAATACCGGTGGCTCGATCGTCAATGTCGGATCGGTCACCGGTCTGACCGGCTTTGGCGGCACCCCCGCCTATGTTGCCAGCAAGCATGCAGTGACGGGGCTCACCCGCTCGGCCGCCATCGATTATGCCTATTACGGTATCCGCATCAATTCGGTGAACATGGCCAATACCGCGACCCCGATGGTGGAGCGGGCGATGCAGCTTATCATGGCCAAGCGCAAGGAATCGGGCGGCGGGCCGAGCATGAGCATGATGAAGACCGACAGCCTTTTGCAGGCGGCGGATTCGCGCAAGCGCGACGCCACGCCCGCCGAGCAGGTGGCGGTCATGCTGTTCCTGCTTTCGGACGAGGCATCGAACCTGACCGGCGCGGTCTATGCAACCGATGGCGGTTACACCACTTACTGA
- a CDS encoding alginate export family protein, with translation MLLGLLWIDAAVAQSVDPIENARIEAVRITVVNPGPDAQRNARVEDAVRRALGVFPSSTFVPASFELVLAKARRTPNVASLDYETSFGSTGGVVLTVSVTLGEVGAVATPRGMLAPGGKAADFPVLYDSNGTYIKLKAEALGIHYGNADAWYGRPDVMLAGNPLVDGKPSGKGYKQWVEGFVQAGIYGITPVTDTFHLYGGVSVLASASAGRELFTDRTRAHVAVEDAYAGFVTGTTTGKGNRIVFNASIGRQRYKIGDGFLIINTSANGGDRAALQSNPRWAVDMLALAQLRYNNMQLEVFHLDPDELPVVDSRTKINGVNFDARVAPGLDIGLTYLHVPKSTFGYYTPTQSFTREGLSVYDARFRWQPNPAGLAGPFFSGEYGIQRNSNFRMRASAMAAEAGYAFAKAPWSPTISYRYARFTGDDIDTPTFERWDPLLSGGNGEQWVQGINHFKIFQNSNMIAHRFQLRARPSPKLELVPQFWIFRADSLTNLGGNPALSFLPSRDLGTEVNLTGKVFVSRNIYVQGHVAVTFPGDGAKAAIAGPQHSWLSTMLFVRVAY, from the coding sequence ATGCTGCTTGGCCTGCTCTGGATCGATGCCGCCGTGGCGCAGAGCGTCGATCCGATCGAAAATGCGAGAATCGAGGCGGTGCGCATCACCGTTGTCAACCCGGGCCCCGATGCGCAGCGCAACGCACGCGTGGAGGATGCGGTGCGCCGCGCGCTGGGGGTTTTCCCCTCAAGCACCTTTGTCCCTGCCAGCTTCGAACTGGTGCTGGCCAAGGCGCGGCGCACGCCAAATGTCGCCAGTCTCGATTATGAAACGTCCTTCGGCTCCACTGGCGGCGTCGTGCTCACCGTATCGGTCACGCTGGGCGAGGTGGGCGCCGTTGCGACGCCGCGCGGAATGCTCGCGCCCGGCGGGAAAGCCGCGGATTTTCCGGTGCTCTATGATTCCAACGGCACCTACATCAAATTGAAGGCGGAGGCGCTGGGCATTCATTACGGCAATGCCGATGCCTGGTATGGCCGGCCGGATGTGATGCTGGCGGGCAATCCGTTGGTCGACGGAAAGCCATCGGGCAAAGGCTATAAACAATGGGTTGAAGGGTTCGTTCAGGCGGGCATCTACGGCATCACACCGGTGACCGATACATTCCATCTTTATGGCGGGGTGAGCGTTCTCGCGAGCGCATCGGCGGGGCGCGAACTGTTTACCGATCGCACGCGCGCCCATGTAGCGGTTGAGGATGCCTATGCCGGATTTGTGACGGGAACGACGACGGGGAAGGGTAACCGCATCGTCTTCAACGCATCGATCGGGCGGCAGCGCTACAAGATCGGCGATGGCTTTCTCATCATCAACACATCGGCCAATGGCGGCGACCGTGCGGCGCTTCAGAGCAATCCGCGCTGGGCGGTGGATATGCTCGCGCTAGCGCAGCTTCGTTACAATAATATGCAACTGGAGGTGTTTCACCTCGATCCCGACGAACTGCCGGTCGTGGATTCACGAACGAAGATCAACGGCGTCAATTTCGATGCGCGCGTCGCCCCCGGGCTGGATATCGGGCTGACCTATCTGCACGTCCCCAAATCGACATTCGGCTATTACACGCCGACGCAAAGTTTCACGCGCGAAGGGCTCAGTGTTTATGACGCGCGCTTTCGCTGGCAGCCCAATCCCGCCGGGCTCGCCGGGCCGTTTTTCTCCGGCGAATATGGCATCCAGCGCAATTCCAATTTCCGGATGCGCGCCTCTGCGATGGCGGCCGAGGCCGGCTATGCCTTTGCCAAGGCGCCATGGTCTCCGACGATCAGCTATCGCTATGCGCGCTTCACCGGCGACGACATAGACACGCCAACCTTCGAACGCTGGGATCCGCTGCTTTCGGGCGGCAATGGCGAGCAATGGGTGCAGGGCATCAACCATTTCAAGATATTCCAGAATTCCAACATGATCGCGCATCGGTTCCAGTTACGCGCGCGGCCCAGCCCCAAGCTGGAACTGGTACCGCAATTCTGGATCTTTCGTGCCGACAGCCTGACCAACCTTGGCGGCAATCCGGCGCTATCTTTCCTCCCCTCCCGCGATCTCGGCACGGAGGTCAATCTGACGGGCAAGGTGTTCGTATCGCGCAATATCTATGTCCAGGGGCATGTCGCGGTCACCTTTCCCGGTGATGGTGCCAAGGCGGCAATCGCCGGGCCCCAGCATAGCTGGCTGAGTACCATGTTGTTTGTGAGGGTCGCGTACTGA
- a CDS encoding 2Fe-2S iron-sulfur cluster-binding protein, whose protein sequence is MPKLIVVTRDGNEHEIEGEAGLSVMEVIRDAGFDELLALCGGCCSCATCHIHVAPEFADKVAPMSEDENDLLDSSDHRNEFSRLSCQVPFDDSMDGLRVMIAQED, encoded by the coding sequence ATGCCGAAGCTGATTGTCGTGACCCGCGACGGAAATGAACATGAGATCGAAGGCGAAGCGGGCCTGTCCGTCATGGAAGTGATCCGCGACGCCGGCTTCGACGAACTGCTCGCGCTGTGCGGTGGCTGCTGCTCATGCGCTACCTGCCATATCCATGTCGCGCCCGAATTCGCCGACAAGGTCGCACCGATGAGCGAAGACGAGAACGACCTGCTCGACAGCTCGGATCATCGCAACGAATTCTCGCGCCTGTCGTGCCAGGTTCCGTTCGACGACAGCATGGACGGTCTGCGCGTGATGATCGCTCAGGAAGACTGA